From Pseudothermotoga thermarum DSM 5069, a single genomic window includes:
- the buk gene encoding butyrate kinase: protein MYRIFVINPGSTSTKVAVYEDEECVYAEKVEHSVQDLEKFPDIMDQYLFRKDNILSALKKVGFHEEDFDAIAARGGILPPLESGTYLVDERMVDYLLHKSPVKHVSNLAAVIAFEIAKGRIPVYITDPVSVDEMIPEARLSGIPEIERKSLSHALNIRAVCRKVAKMLEKDFNQLNFVVAHLGGGISVAAIRNGRMIDVNNANDEGPFSPERTGELPVGDVVRMCFSGKYTKDELKKRYVGKGGLVAYLGTNDLREALKRAEKDDYAKLIVEAMAYQIAKEIGGMCAVLCGKVDGIILTGGMAHSEKFTEMIKAYVYKFAPIFIVPGEFELEALALGALRVLRGEETAKRWGGS, encoded by the coding sequence ATGTACAGGATATTTGTTATAAATCCAGGTTCAACCTCGACCAAAGTAGCGGTCTATGAAGATGAAGAATGTGTTTATGCAGAAAAAGTTGAACATTCTGTCCAAGATTTGGAAAAATTTCCCGACATCATGGATCAATATTTGTTTAGGAAAGACAACATTTTATCCGCTTTGAAAAAGGTAGGATTCCACGAGGAAGACTTCGACGCAATAGCTGCGCGTGGTGGGATACTCCCACCACTTGAGAGCGGAACGTACCTTGTGGATGAAAGAATGGTAGATTATCTTTTGCATAAATCACCAGTTAAACACGTATCCAACTTAGCTGCGGTTATCGCCTTTGAGATTGCAAAAGGTAGAATACCTGTTTACATAACCGATCCTGTTTCTGTTGACGAGATGATACCTGAAGCAAGGTTATCTGGGATACCGGAAATCGAGCGTAAAAGTCTTTCGCATGCTTTAAACATCAGAGCTGTTTGTAGAAAAGTAGCTAAAATGCTTGAAAAGGATTTCAATCAGTTGAACTTCGTCGTGGCGCATCTTGGCGGGGGCATATCAGTCGCTGCGATTAGAAATGGAAGGATGATAGATGTAAACAACGCAAACGACGAGGGACCGTTTAGTCCAGAAAGAACCGGGGAACTACCGGTGGGAGATGTCGTTCGAATGTGCTTCAGTGGCAAGTACACCAAGGATGAGTTGAAGAAAAGATATGTTGGCAAGGGTGGACTTGTTGCATACCTTGGAACGAACGATTTGAGAGAAGCCTTAAAGAGGGCTGAAAAAGATGACTACGCCAAGTTGATAGTGGAAGCCATGGCTTACCAAATAGCAAAAGAAATAGGAGGAATGTGCGCTGTCTTGTGTGGGAAAGTGGATGGAATAATTTTGACCGGTGGAATGGCTCACAGCGAAAAGTTCACGGAGATGATAAAAGCATACGTCTATAAATTTGCACCAATATTCATCGTTCCAGGTGAATTTGAGCTGGAAGCTCTTGCGCTAGGTGCTTTAAGAGTTTTAAGGGGAGAGGAAACTGCAAAAAGATGGGGTGGTAGTTGA
- the buk gene encoding butyrate kinase — MYKLLVINPGSTSTKLAIFEDENLVLSETIRHSVEELSQYQRIFDQYDFRKRVILDFLTKSGYSIKDFSAIVGRGGLLRPIPSGTYEVDEKMLEELREARYGEHASNLGAVIAHELAQLAGVKAYIVDPVVVDEMQPVARISGHPDFRRKSIFHALNQKAVARKAAESLGKTYEEVNLIVAHMGGGISIGAHVKGKVVDVNNALDGDGPFTPERSGTLPLTQLIDLCFSGKYSKEWILKRIKGNGGLVAYLGTNSGLEVQERISKGDKEAELVYRAMAYQIAKWIGKMAAAMKGEVDAIVLTGGLAYDERYLVPWLKEYVSFIAPVMVFPGGDEEKALALGALRVLRGQEKAKSYLEEAERWEKTTSL; from the coding sequence ATGTACAAGCTTTTGGTGATAAATCCCGGATCAACTTCAACAAAGCTTGCAATCTTTGAAGATGAGAATCTGGTTCTTTCCGAAACCATAAGACATTCCGTGGAAGAACTTTCGCAGTATCAACGTATATTCGATCAGTATGATTTTCGCAAACGCGTAATTTTGGATTTTTTGACTAAAAGCGGTTACTCAATAAAGGACTTTTCGGCGATCGTAGGAAGAGGCGGACTTTTGAGACCAATACCTAGTGGTACTTACGAGGTTGACGAAAAGATGCTGGAGGAGCTAAGAGAAGCAAGATATGGCGAGCATGCATCAAATTTGGGAGCAGTGATTGCACATGAGCTCGCACAACTTGCCGGTGTCAAAGCTTACATAGTTGACCCAGTTGTCGTCGATGAAATGCAGCCTGTTGCCAGAATTTCTGGACATCCAGATTTTCGCAGAAAATCGATATTTCATGCTTTAAATCAAAAAGCTGTGGCAAGAAAGGCTGCCGAAAGCTTAGGGAAAACTTACGAGGAAGTAAATCTTATTGTCGCGCACATGGGTGGCGGCATTTCGATAGGTGCACATGTCAAAGGAAAGGTTGTGGACGTCAACAACGCTTTGGATGGCGACGGACCATTCACACCAGAAAGAAGTGGAACTTTGCCTTTGACACAGCTTATCGATTTATGCTTTTCTGGAAAGTATTCAAAAGAGTGGATTTTGAAGCGAATAAAGGGAAATGGTGGCTTGGTCGCTTACCTTGGCACAAACAGTGGGCTAGAGGTTCAAGAAAGGATATCAAAAGGTGATAAAGAGGCAGAGCTTGTTTACAGAGCAATGGCTTATCAAATAGCAAAATGGATAGGCAAGATGGCTGCCGCTATGAAAGGAGAAGTAGATGCAATTGTTCTCACAGGTGGTTTAGCCTACGATGAAAGATATCTTGTTCCGTGGTTGAAAGAATACGTTTCTTTCATTGCTCCTGTGATGGTTTTCCCTGGAGGAGATGAAGAAAAAGCTTTAGCTCTTGGTGCTCTCAGGGTTCTAAGGGGACAGGAGAAAGCGAAAAGTTATTTAGAGGAAGCCGAAAGATGGGAAAAAACTACATCTTTATAG
- a CDS encoding cobyric acid synthase CobQ, translated as MGKNYIFIGLYGSGKTEVAINFALKLKELYENVAIVDLDVVSPYFRVRDVKERLQQRGLTVITPPEAVMRADVPLIATAVSGYLENPKYKVVLDVGGEKGTIVLGSLRNKLVGATTYLVVNTRRPFSQTVEEVVKTAQDLEALSGVKIDYLINNTNLGEKTTPQIIEEGENVLQEASKLLDKPVAYTVVADCLQFNGKFAVFRIERFLKDKEVKA; from the coding sequence ATGGGAAAAAACTACATCTTTATAGGACTTTATGGTTCTGGTAAAACCGAAGTCGCGATAAATTTTGCTTTGAAGCTCAAAGAGCTTTATGAAAATGTTGCAATCGTTGATTTAGATGTCGTTTCTCCATACTTTCGAGTTAGAGATGTCAAAGAGCGATTACAGCAGCGTGGTTTAACGGTGATAACTCCACCTGAGGCTGTTATGAGAGCCGATGTACCTTTGATTGCAACGGCTGTAAGTGGGTATTTGGAAAATCCAAAGTACAAAGTTGTTCTGGATGTCGGTGGAGAAAAAGGAACGATCGTGCTTGGAAGCTTGCGGAACAAACTTGTTGGAGCCACTACTTATTTGGTTGTTAACACTAGGAGGCCTTTCAGTCAAACAGTAGAAGAAGTAGTTAAAACTGCACAGGATTTAGAAGCTTTATCTGGTGTGAAAATAGATTATTTGATAAACAACACAAATTTAGGAGAAAAAACCACTCCACAGATCATTGAAGAAGGAGAAAATGTACTTCAAGAGGCTTCAAAGCTTTTGGATAAACCTGTGGCATATACCGTTGTTGCCGACTGTTTACAGTTCAATGGAAAGTTTGCCGTGTTCCGAATCGAAAGATTCTTAAAAGATAAGGAGGTTAAAGCGTGA
- a CDS encoding thiamine pyrophosphate-dependent enzyme yields the protein MNYAVAYKSPNALSGKPFTYCPGCHHGIVHRLVAEVIDELGIREKTIVVAPVGCSVFAYEFFNLDGTVAPHGRATAVATGMKRARPDLVVFTYQGDGDLAAIGTSETIHTANRGERVTTIFINNAIYGMTGGQMAPTTLIGMRTTTTPYGREPQKEGYPLHVCEVLKELKGVAFLARTKVTTPKDVIITKRYIKKAFLAQLKGLGYSLVEVLSTCPTNWGMDPITAMKWLEENMVKEYPLGVFVDKVGDEK from the coding sequence ATGAACTACGCTGTGGCTTATAAATCTCCTAATGCCTTGAGCGGAAAGCCATTCACTTACTGTCCAGGTTGCCACCATGGAATCGTTCACCGTTTGGTTGCGGAGGTAATAGACGAACTTGGAATAAGGGAGAAAACAATAGTCGTGGCACCAGTTGGTTGCTCGGTTTTTGCCTATGAGTTCTTCAACCTGGATGGAACTGTTGCACCACATGGAAGGGCAACGGCTGTTGCAACAGGGATGAAAAGAGCTAGACCAGATCTTGTAGTTTTCACCTACCAAGGTGATGGTGATCTGGCGGCTATTGGAACAAGTGAGACGATTCACACCGCCAACCGAGGTGAAAGAGTAACAACGATTTTCATAAACAACGCGATATACGGGATGACTGGTGGTCAAATGGCACCAACGACTTTGATCGGTATGAGAACGACAACAACTCCTTATGGAAGAGAACCGCAAAAAGAAGGTTATCCTCTCCACGTTTGTGAAGTTTTGAAGGAATTGAAAGGCGTAGCATTTTTGGCAAGAACAAAAGTGACAACCCCAAAGGATGTCATTATAACGAAAAGATACATCAAAAAGGCATTTCTTGCGCAATTAAAAGGATTAGGATACAGCTTGGTAGAAGTTCTTTCGACTTGTCCGACAAACTGGGGAATGGATCCAATAACTGCCATGAAATGGCTTGAGGAAAACATGGTCAAAGAATATCCACTTGGAGTTTTTGTTGACAAAGTGGGTGATGAAAAATGA
- a CDS encoding DUF1175 domain-containing protein, which yields MRKYLIFLIVIAFLVVMVIIDSMLFQAKVFQTEFVLKNVENIEIPASVSLTIVYANRPVKVRRNTIYVPKARPGETVELYFENFGPLKRTAKTVLYFHACTDDSDEDGYPDSLELDQKDSARFRNWFINIALDVFMNDSAIWNEKERDCAGLIRFCAREALRKHDSNWLKRSGYKGPILPDVEKYNYPHLPLIGDKLFRIVKGRYNSPDEFGTFAVARILVECSMRFVSKDVKHALPGDVLVFMHPEDFEMPYHTMIYLGKLGTDQDWILYHTGPINQSTGELRLVKLESLSSFDPSWEVSERNKYFLGFYRFKFLN from the coding sequence ATGAGGAAATACCTGATCTTTTTGATCGTTATCGCATTCTTAGTAGTAATGGTAATAATTGATTCAATGCTCTTTCAAGCGAAGGTATTTCAGACTGAATTTGTGTTAAAAAATGTGGAAAACATTGAAATTCCTGCTTCTGTCTCCTTGACTATAGTGTACGCTAACAGACCTGTAAAAGTGCGAAGAAATACGATTTATGTTCCGAAAGCAAGACCTGGAGAAACGGTTGAACTCTACTTTGAGAATTTTGGACCGTTGAAAAGAACTGCAAAGACGGTTCTTTACTTTCATGCTTGCACAGATGACAGCGATGAGGATGGCTATCCAGATTCGCTTGAACTTGACCAAAAAGACAGCGCAAGATTCAGAAACTGGTTCATAAACATTGCTCTTGACGTTTTCATGAACGATTCTGCAATCTGGAACGAAAAAGAAAGAGATTGTGCAGGTTTGATAAGATTCTGCGCAAGGGAAGCTTTGCGGAAACACGATTCTAATTGGCTTAAACGATCAGGTTATAAAGGACCAATTTTACCAGACGTTGAGAAATACAACTATCCACATCTACCCTTGATCGGAGATAAGCTGTTTAGAATAGTGAAAGGAAGATATAACAGTCCCGATGAATTTGGTACGTTTGCAGTTGCAAGGATACTTGTTGAATGTTCCATGAGATTCGTTTCAAAAGATGTGAAACACGCTTTACCAGGGGATGTTTTAGTTTTCATGCATCCTGAAGATTTCGAAATGCCTTATCACACGATGATATATCTTGGAAAACTGGGAACTGATCAAGATTGGATTTTGTACCACACAGGACCGATAAATCAGTCAACAGGGGAACTGAGACTTGTGAAACTTGAATCTCTTTCTTCGTTTGATCCTTCTTGGGAAGTTTCCGAAAGAAACAAATATTTCCTGGGATTCTATCGGTTCAAATTTCTGAACTAA
- a CDS encoding aminotransferase-like domain-containing protein, translating into MKLSEEKVYRFSELANKVKASMIRELLKYANLPGAISFGGGTPDPETFPREELAQLAAEVIQKEYKYTLQYATTEGDPELVKQIIHLIKRVYDVDGVEPENVLITAGSQQALELIGKVLLDKDDYVIVGDPEYLGALGAFRMRDPRFLVVRFEDDGPDINQVESYLKKLDASGQIHRLKFLYLVSNFQNPSGITTSLEKRKALVELAEKYDFLIVEDDPYGALRFEGEMLPPLLKFGGTQRVILLNTFSKILCPGLRIGVVVADKTIIRKLVLVKQSTDLCGPALNMRLTARYLERYDILQQIKPAIELYRRKRDVMLDALKEYFGDVPGAKWTKPEGGLFVWVTLPEGYDTMEMFKFAEERKVFYIPGQAFRPFDEPSSSMRMSFCLPPFEKIVEGVRKLKEAFLAYKAYKGLR; encoded by the coding sequence GTGAAGCTGAGTGAGGAAAAAGTATACAGATTCTCAGAGTTGGCCAATAAGGTTAAAGCATCCATGATAAGAGAACTTTTAAAGTACGCTAACCTTCCAGGTGCAATATCTTTCGGAGGTGGAACTCCTGATCCTGAGACTTTTCCGCGGGAAGAACTTGCACAGTTAGCTGCAGAAGTTATTCAAAAGGAGTACAAGTATACCCTTCAGTACGCCACAACGGAAGGAGATCCAGAGCTTGTAAAGCAGATAATTCATCTGATTAAGCGTGTTTATGATGTCGACGGGGTTGAACCTGAGAATGTTCTTATAACTGCTGGTTCTCAACAAGCACTTGAACTTATAGGGAAAGTGTTGCTTGACAAAGACGATTATGTGATTGTTGGCGACCCAGAATACCTTGGAGCATTAGGTGCTTTTCGAATGAGAGATCCAAGATTTTTGGTTGTGCGTTTTGAAGACGATGGTCCAGATATAAATCAAGTTGAAAGCTACCTTAAAAAACTGGATGCCTCTGGACAAATTCATCGCTTGAAATTTTTGTACCTTGTCTCAAACTTTCAAAATCCATCTGGTATCACCACTTCGCTTGAAAAGCGAAAAGCTTTGGTGGAATTGGCAGAAAAATACGATTTTCTAATCGTTGAAGACGATCCATATGGTGCGTTGAGATTTGAAGGAGAAATGTTACCACCGTTGTTGAAATTTGGTGGTACACAAAGGGTCATTCTATTGAACACGTTCAGCAAAATTCTTTGTCCAGGACTCAGAATAGGAGTTGTGGTTGCAGACAAAACGATAATTAGAAAGCTTGTTCTTGTAAAGCAAAGCACCGATCTCTGTGGTCCTGCGTTGAACATGAGGCTGACTGCAAGGTATCTTGAAAGGTACGATATTTTGCAACAGATAAAACCTGCAATAGAACTTTACAGAAGGAAAAGAGATGTTATGTTGGATGCTTTAAAAGAATATTTTGGAGATGTACCTGGGGCAAAGTGGACAAAGCCAGAAGGCGGTTTGTTTGTTTGGGTGACTTTGCCTGAAGGCTACGACACCATGGAGATGTTCAAATTTGCCGAAGAAAGAAAGGTTTTCTATATCCCCGGGCAAGCGTTTAGACCGTTCGACGAACCATCATCTTCAATGAGAATGTCTTTCTGCTTACCACCGTTCGAAAAAATTGTTGAGGGAGTAAGAAAGTTAAAAGAAGCATTTTTGGCTTACAAAGCTTACAAGGGGTTGAGATGA
- a CDS encoding 4Fe-4S binding protein has product MKRAYIQIDSERCKGCGLCINACPQKIIRFSPQFNTKGYHYAQQNDPDGKCTGCGFCYMMCPDTCITVYKLVQVG; this is encoded by the coding sequence GTGAAAAGAGCATACATTCAAATTGATTCGGAAAGATGCAAAGGTTGTGGTTTGTGTATAAACGCTTGTCCGCAAAAGATTATTCGCTTTTCACCGCAATTTAATACGAAAGGTTATCACTATGCTCAACAAAATGATCCCGATGGAAAGTGCACGGGCTGCGGCTTTTGCTACATGATGTGTCCTGATACTTGTATAACCGTTTACAAACTTGTTCAAGTGGGGTGA
- a CDS encoding 3-methyl-2-oxobutanoate dehydrogenase subunit VorB: MKKIMMKGVEAIGEAAIKAGCRNYYGYPITPQNELTEYMAKRLPEVGGIFLQAESEVAAVNMVYGTAAVGKRVMTSTSSPGFSLMQEGISYIACAQLPAVFVNVMRGGPGLGDIQPSQGDYFQATKGGGHGDYRLIVLGPSTVQEAVELTILAFDLADKYRNPVLILIDGLIGQMMEPVEFPDVQISYDNSSWALTGASGRPPRVITSFNIDPYGLEKMNLQLQEKYRKIEQNEVRWEEFMTDDAEILIVAYGSVGRICKSVVKMAREEGLKVGLFRPITLYPYPYEPLSKLADKVSLILTVEMSSGQMLEDVKLAVGQKTDVEFYGRMAGVVPSPEEILQHLKSFVFTGRH; encoded by the coding sequence GTGAAAAAGATAATGATGAAAGGAGTTGAAGCGATCGGAGAAGCCGCAATTAAGGCAGGGTGTAGAAATTATTACGGTTATCCAATAACACCGCAAAACGAGTTGACAGAATACATGGCAAAAAGGCTTCCTGAAGTTGGAGGGATTTTCCTTCAAGCTGAAAGTGAAGTGGCTGCGGTAAACATGGTTTATGGAACCGCCGCGGTGGGGAAAAGAGTTATGACCTCCACATCGTCGCCTGGTTTTAGTTTGATGCAAGAGGGTATTTCTTACATAGCTTGCGCTCAACTTCCAGCAGTTTTTGTAAACGTGATGCGTGGTGGGCCAGGACTGGGCGACATACAACCATCTCAAGGCGATTATTTCCAAGCCACGAAAGGCGGAGGACATGGAGATTACAGGTTGATTGTTTTAGGACCTTCGACAGTTCAAGAAGCAGTGGAGTTGACGATATTAGCTTTCGATTTGGCTGACAAGTACAGAAATCCCGTTTTGATACTGATCGATGGACTTATTGGGCAAATGATGGAACCAGTGGAATTTCCAGATGTACAAATATCTTACGACAACAGCAGCTGGGCTTTGACCGGTGCTTCTGGAAGACCTCCGAGGGTGATCACGTCTTTCAACATAGATCCATACGGTTTGGAAAAGATGAATTTACAACTTCAAGAAAAATACAGGAAAATCGAACAAAACGAGGTTCGTTGGGAAGAGTTTATGACAGACGATGCAGAAATTCTGATCGTTGCGTATGGGTCTGTTGGAAGAATTTGCAAAAGCGTTGTAAAAATGGCTCGAGAGGAAGGATTAAAAGTTGGATTGTTCAGACCAATTACGCTTTATCCTTATCCATATGAACCACTTTCAAAGCTTGCCGATAAAGTTTCACTGATTTTAACAGTTGAAATGAGTTCTGGGCAAATGCTTGAGGACGTAAAGCTTGCAGTTGGACAAAAAACGGATGTGGAATTTTACGGTAGAATGGCTGGCGTTGTTCCTTCTCCAGAGGAAATCCTTCAACATCTAAAAAGTTTTGTCTTTACGGGGAGGCATTGA
- a CDS encoding bifunctional enoyl-CoA hydratase/phosphate acetyltransferase, translating to MSRLGWLVDKARGSKKRLVVAAANDDVVLSAVKNALEYELVHPILVGPVNKIEQLAEEVKLNLSSCEIVNVDGDKVVQVAVDIASKQGDLLMKGNVKTGDLMKVVLQEEYGFRTGSTITMVSVFDIPTYHKLLAISDAGMIIAPTLEQKIDMINVSVQVMKKLGVEIPKVAVLGAIEVPNPKMPATIEAAILSKMNDRGQIKGCVVDGPFALDNAISLQAAKHKGINSPVAGDADILIMPDIEAGNIFYKAMVFLANAKVASVILGARIPIVLTSRADSDETKLYSIALACLLS from the coding sequence ATGAGTCGCCTTGGCTGGCTTGTCGATAAGGCAAGAGGATCGAAAAAAAGATTGGTTGTGGCAGCCGCAAACGACGATGTGGTATTAAGTGCTGTAAAAAATGCTTTGGAATACGAATTGGTTCATCCAATTTTGGTGGGACCAGTAAATAAGATCGAACAACTAGCTGAAGAAGTGAAATTGAACCTTTCAAGTTGCGAAATTGTTAATGTTGACGGTGATAAAGTTGTTCAAGTGGCAGTTGACATCGCTTCAAAACAAGGCGATTTGCTCATGAAGGGAAATGTTAAGACAGGCGATCTGATGAAAGTTGTCCTTCAAGAGGAATATGGATTTAGAACAGGTTCAACGATCACCATGGTCAGCGTTTTTGATATACCAACTTACCACAAACTGCTTGCCATCAGTGACGCTGGTATGATAATTGCCCCAACTTTGGAGCAAAAAATAGATATGATAAACGTTTCAGTTCAGGTGATGAAAAAACTTGGTGTTGAAATTCCCAAGGTTGCCGTTTTGGGTGCCATAGAAGTTCCAAACCCGAAGATGCCGGCGACGATAGAAGCAGCAATACTTAGCAAAATGAACGATCGTGGGCAAATAAAAGGTTGTGTAGTTGATGGACCTTTCGCCTTGGACAACGCAATCTCACTTCAAGCGGCAAAGCATAAGGGAATAAACAGCCCTGTGGCTGGAGATGCCGACATATTGATAATGCCCGATATAGAGGCTGGGAACATTTTCTACAAGGCCATGGTTTTCCTTGCAAATGCGAAGGTTGCTTCGGTAATTCTTGGGGCAAGAATACCAATCGTGTTGACATCGAGGGCAGATTCGGATGAAACCAAGCTTTATTCCATCGCGCTTGCATGTCTTCTTTCCTGA
- a CDS encoding 2-oxoacid:acceptor oxidoreductase family protein: MTHSFIIAGFGGQGVMLMGQILAQAAMIEGKNVTWFPSYGPEMRGGTANCTVVISDEPVASPVVENPLELVVMNIPSLLKFEPKVKPSGYLFVNSSVVDRKPTRNDIQVFEIPVNDLAEKLGNARVANMVMLGAVVQVTKCVKLDAVVEAIKYKLSSRGEQIVDLNIKAIYEGVRHVGGSDR; encoded by the coding sequence ATGACCCACAGCTTTATCATAGCTGGATTTGGCGGACAAGGAGTCATGTTGATGGGACAAATTCTTGCTCAAGCTGCCATGATTGAAGGAAAGAACGTTACTTGGTTTCCATCTTATGGTCCAGAGATGAGAGGTGGAACGGCAAACTGCACGGTTGTGATAAGCGATGAACCAGTTGCTTCACCGGTGGTGGAAAACCCACTTGAGCTTGTCGTGATGAACATACCTTCCCTGCTCAAGTTTGAGCCAAAAGTCAAACCCAGTGGGTATCTTTTTGTGAATTCCTCGGTAGTGGACAGAAAACCAACCAGAAATGACATTCAAGTTTTCGAAATACCAGTTAACGATTTGGCGGAAAAACTTGGAAATGCAAGGGTTGCAAATATGGTGATGCTTGGTGCGGTTGTTCAAGTGACAAAATGTGTGAAACTTGACGCAGTCGTTGAGGCTATCAAGTACAAACTTTCTTCTCGAGGTGAGCAAATAGTTGATTTGAACATTAAAGCGATTTATGAAGGTGTCAGGCACGTAGGCGGATCAGATAGATAA
- a CDS encoding glucose 1-dehydrogenase translates to MLQGKVAIITGGGQGIGAAIAQLFCENGIKVVLAEIDEEAGKEREELLKNQGFDATFIQTDVANEESVKKMVERTFELYERIDILVNNAAISSTKSIFERTFEEWNRVIQVNLSGSYLCARYCAEKMKDKGGVIINIASTRAFQSEPDTEPYSASKGGIVALTHSLAISLAKYRIRVVCISPGWIETSRWKKKALRTEPNLREIDHLQHPAGRVGDPMDIANLCLFLADEAKSGFITGVNFIVDGGMTVKMIYAE, encoded by the coding sequence GTGCTTCAAGGGAAAGTTGCCATCATAACAGGTGGTGGACAGGGAATAGGAGCAGCGATAGCACAACTTTTTTGTGAAAACGGAATAAAGGTTGTGCTTGCGGAAATCGATGAAGAGGCAGGGAAAGAAAGAGAAGAACTTTTGAAAAACCAAGGTTTTGATGCAACGTTCATCCAAACCGATGTAGCGAACGAAGAATCTGTGAAAAAGATGGTTGAAAGAACCTTTGAGCTTTATGAGAGGATAGATATTCTTGTAAACAACGCTGCTATCAGCTCAACAAAGAGTATTTTTGAAAGAACCTTCGAGGAATGGAACCGTGTCATTCAAGTCAACCTCTCTGGTTCTTACCTTTGCGCAAGATACTGTGCAGAAAAGATGAAGGACAAAGGAGGAGTAATCATAAACATTGCAAGTACAAGAGCCTTCCAATCTGAACCGGACACAGAACCTTATTCAGCCTCGAAGGGAGGAATTGTTGCATTGACACACTCTTTGGCAATAAGCCTTGCAAAATATCGAATACGAGTCGTTTGCATAAGTCCAGGTTGGATTGAAACATCAAGGTGGAAGAAAAAAGCGTTAAGAACTGAGCCAAATCTTAGGGAAATAGATCATCTGCAGCATCCAGCAGGAAGAGTTGGAGATCCAATGGACATCGCTAACCTTTGTCTCTTTTTGGCTGACGAAGCAAAATCTGGTTTCATAACAGGTGTGAATTTCATCGTCGATGGTGGTATGACAGTGAAAATGATATACGCCGAATGA